DNA sequence from the Methanofollis formosanus genome:
GCACGGCCATGGAGGCGGCCGCGGGCATGGAGAGGGCGGTGCCGAGGCTTGTCGCCGAGCATGCGAGGAGGAGAGTGACGAAATCGTCGGTGAACGGGATGAGGAGAAGGGCCACCGAGGAGACAAGCGACCCGGCAAAGACCAGGCTCCGCATCCCGCCGCGGTCCGCACGTTCGCCAGACGGGATCTGGAGAACGGCGATGGCCAGGATGTGGACGAAGAGGAGGATCCCGACACCCTTCGGTCCGATCGCAAGCGTCGAAGCGAAGATCGGGACAAAGGCAAGGATCCCGCCGCGCCCGAGGGCGTGGACCCCCCTGAAGACCAGGAGCCCTTTCATGCCCGGATCGGCGGCGATCGCGCGGAACGAGTGCTTTGTTGCGGCCCGGGCCGGTGCGGGGGCGGCCGTCCCCGGGGGGAGAGCGACGGCGAGGAGAGCGGCCGCACCGGCGACCAGGGCCATCGCGGCGAACACCCCCTCGACCCCGGCGTGCTCGCTGATCACTCCGCCGATGAACGGCCCGGTGGCCATGCCCAGGTAGATCGCCGTGTGAAAGATCCCCATCGCCGTCCCTTCCCGGCCTGGCGGCGCCGCCTCGGCTATGCTCGCCATGCCGACGGTGATCACCACCGCGGCCGCCGCACCGTGGAGAAACCTCACCAAGAAGAGTTCGGGGGCGGTCACCGCAAAGGGGTACAGCGCCGAGACAACGGCAAACCCGAGAAGCCCGGCGACGACAAACCACCGCCGCCCTTCGCGGTCGGAGAGCGCCCCGGCATAGGGCGAGAAGATCCCGCGGGCGAGGGGGAAGGCCGCAAAGATGAGGCCGAGGAGCAGACCGGAGGCGTCGAGCATCCCGGCATAGTAGGGCATGAGCGGGCTGATGACGCCGAGCCCGGCCATGGACGCAAAGACCGCCACCGAGGCGATCGCAAGGGCTCGGATATGAGGATCGATACGAAACGCCGTCTGTCCCTCACCTGTCGGATTTTTTCGGGATCTCGATCAGCGGCAGATCGGGCTTGAGGTCGAGGAGCGGGCTGCCGTCAAGGGCTTCAAGGCCCTGCACCCGCAGGGTCCGCCCCCTGACCTCAAGGAGGTCGACGACCGAGAGGGCGATGGGGTTGGGGCGGTGCGGGGACCGGGTCGAGAAGACGCCTCTCGAACGGCTCTGGCCTGGCGGGGTCGCCCTGAGCAGAGACCGGTCGGCACGGTCCAGCCAGTAGAGAACGACCAGACGGTCGCACCCCTCGAGGTCGGCCAGGCCTTCCGCATACTCGGGGTAGACCTCGATCTCGGATTCCACATCATTCAGCCGCCCCTGACGCGGGGCGTCGTCGGGTTTTTTGTACGGGGACCTGATCGTCCCGATCGCTACCAGTTCCATCATATCACTCATCCCGGAGGGCATATCCGCACTCCGCGCGGTAAGCGCAGGAGCGGCACCGCACCGCCGCGTTGTGGTTCCGTCTCGCGGTTCCGTCCCTCAGGCAGGTCCGTATCTCGTCCACCGTGGCAAGGACCTGCACCCTGAGCTCGGGAGTGAACTCGATCCGGTGCTGGCCCGCGTTGCCGTAGACCAGCGTCCCGTACGGGACCGAGGTGCCGTAGTGCTCCTCGACGAGGAGACAGTATGCGGCGAGCTGGAGGATATGGTTCCAGTACGGTTTTCTCGCCCGGCCGCTCTTCACCTCGACCGGGATATAGGCGCCGGTCATCTCGTCTCTCAGCACATAGTCGGGCCTGCCCGAGATCCGGTGAACCCCAGAGAAGAGCACCTCAGGAGAGGTGTCGAGGTCCGAGTAGAGCAACTCGCCTTCCGGGATCCCGAACTCCTCTCGCACGGTCCTGGTCTGACGGTATTTCCAGAGGGCAAGGACAAAAAAGACCGTGGCACCGGCCAGGAGAGCGAGGACTTCCATATAGTTCCCGAACGCCCCGATCACGGGGATCCCTCCCAGCAGGACGATGAGGGCGAGGGCGAGGAGAGCATACCCGGCGATGACCAGGAGCCAGAAGGCCCGCCGTTCCTGTTCGACCTGAGAGAGAGTCCTGCCCACCTCGGCATGCACCCGACGGCCGCGTTCGATCGACGGCGTGACCGGCGGGTCAGGGGCCTTTCTGCTCCGCTGAAACTGCCACGAGAGTGCACAGTACGAATATTCGGCGATCTCAGAGGCCGAGACCACCGGGACGTTCTGCTCCTTCCCGTTCATCCTCTTTCCCTTCGGTCGAGTTCGAGGTTGCAGAGGGCGTCGGCCCGGCTGACATACCGGTCGGAGCGCCGGACCGAGGAGAAAGTGACGGCGCTGAACGCTCCGGCAAGGGCGAAGACCTCTTCCCTGAGGGCGCGGAGGTGTTCTTTGTTCACCCGGTACTCCCCGCGCAACTGGCGGACCACCAGTTCGCTGTCCGAGTAGAGGTCGACCGGCCCGTCGGTCCATGACCTCGCTTCCCTGAGGGCATTGATCACGGCCATATATTCGGCGGTGTTGTTGGTGGTGACACCGGCAAGCCCTGAAGCCTCGTGGACGACCTCACCGTCCCTGACGAAGAGATAGGCATAGGCGGCGGGCCCTGGGTTGCCCCGCGATGCCCCGTCGGTATAGATGGCCAATCCCCCTCTATCTGTTGCGGTCATCCTGGTACTATGGTGGGGGCCGCCCCCAGATATGGATGCTGGTCAGGGATAATGGGCGTGAAGATGAGCTTTGTAGAATTCGGCATGAGGCGAGCGCCCCGCCTCAAGCATACGCGATGAAAATATCAGATCAGATCTGGATCGGTTCTTGACCCTCATCCTTACGAACAAGGAGCGAATCGAAGTCGAGCATCGTGCCGCCCCTCGGCTATCTTCGTCGTGGGGGGTCCGGGGGGTTTCCCCCCGGCGCGAGACAGCAGGGAAATCTCAACGATTAGGCGCGGCAGATCCATCAGAGGGATTTTCTATCCTCTGCGTATCGGCTTCAACGGGATATGGCGAGTTCAAACTCTCATGGAAACCTGAAGAGAGGATCGTCTGGATTATTTTCATGGTAATTCGGCATGAAACCCGGGTTCAAGCATACGCGATGAAAATTTCTCTGAGCAGTGTTTCAGGGTGTGGGCTGATCCCTCTCAATCGCCGCCGCCCCCCCCGGCGCGAGACGGCGGTAAAAATTCTGCGATGAGGGCGGCACATCCGATCAGCACGCCTTCCCACATCTTCACGCCGGGGGCAGAGCCCCTCTCCCCTTCAATTGTCCTGCATATCGAGACAGATGATCCGGTAGCCCTTGACGGCCTCCCACCCGGCGAGGAGAACACCGGCAAGGACGAGCAGCATCCCCACCAGGAAGGAGGCGATGGTGAGGAGGCCGAGAACCTCGATGCCTCCCAGCACCGAGAAGCCGATGAAGAGGGAGGTGAGGACGAAGAACGCCACCGCTCCCGAGTAGCAGACAATGGCGTCTCTCTCGAAGCGGGCACGGATCTGGAGCTCGGAGAGTTGTGCGAGCACGCACGCAAAGCGCGGGTCTTCCCCTCCCTGTCGGCCCGGGTCGTCGTGGAGACTGACCCGTTTCTCCTCGTCAAGCACGCGGATCCGGTTGAGCACCACCGAGTACTTGTTGCTCATGCCGAGAAGAAGGAGGCCGCAGGCGGAGATCATAAGGCCGGGGGCGAGCATGGTCTGGATGATGTCGGCAGATGTCACGGGA
Encoded proteins:
- a CDS encoding ribonuclease HI family protein codes for the protein MTATDRGGLAIYTDGASRGNPGPAAYAYLFVRDGEVVHEASGLAGVTTNNTAEYMAVINALREARSWTDGPVDLYSDSELVVRQLRGEYRVNKEHLRALREEVFALAGAFSAVTFSSVRRSDRYVSRADALCNLELDRRERG
- a CDS encoding DUF2721 domain-containing protein codes for the protein MTSADIIQTMLAPGLMISACGLLLLGMSNKYSVVLNRIRVLDEEKRVSLHDDPGRQGGEDPRFACVLAQLSELQIRARFERDAIVCYSGAVAFFVLTSLFIGFSVLGGIEVLGLLTIASFLVGMLLVLAGVLLAGWEAVKGYRIICLDMQDN
- a CDS encoding MFS transporter — encoded protein: MAVFASMAGLGVISPLMPYYAGMLDASGLLLGLIFAAFPLARGIFSPYAGALSDREGRRWFVVAGLLGFAVVSALYPFAVTAPELFLVRFLHGAAAAVVITVGMASIAEAAPPGREGTAMGIFHTAIYLGMATGPFIGGVISEHAGVEGVFAAMALVAGAAALLAVALPPGTAAPAPARAATKHSFRAIAADPGMKGLLVFRGVHALGRGGILAFVPIFASTLAIGPKGVGILLFVHILAIAVLQIPSGERADRGGMRSLVFAGSLVSSVALLLIPFTDDFVTLLLACSATSLGTALSMPAAASMAVRRGRTWGVGASLGVFNTAFSIGMIASPLISGVVMDVAGVFGVFWTAGLLGLLGSLYFWVMSREAAPPS
- the tsaA gene encoding tRNA (N6-threonylcarbamoyladenosine(37)-N6)-methyltransferase TrmO, producing MELVAIGTIRSPYKKPDDAPRQGRLNDVESEIEVYPEYAEGLADLEGCDRLVVLYWLDRADRSLLRATPPGQSRSRGVFSTRSPHRPNPIALSVVDLLEVRGRTLRVQGLEALDGSPLLDLKPDLPLIEIPKKSDR
- the cas4 gene encoding CRISPR-associated protein Cas4, coding for MNGKEQNVPVVSASEIAEYSYCALSWQFQRSRKAPDPPVTPSIERGRRVHAEVGRTLSQVEQERRAFWLLVIAGYALLALALIVLLGGIPVIGAFGNYMEVLALLAGATVFFVLALWKYRQTRTVREEFGIPEGELLYSDLDTSPEVLFSGVHRISGRPDYVLRDEMTGAYIPVEVKSGRARKPYWNHILQLAAYCLLVEEHYGTSVPYGTLVYGNAGQHRIEFTPELRVQVLATVDEIRTCLRDGTARRNHNAAVRCRSCAYRAECGYALRDE